A section of the Candidatus Sysuiplasma acidicola genome encodes:
- a CDS encoding zinc-binding dehydrogenase, which translates to MKSWQITKFDGTGEFNLRDVTEPRLKSGFVHIRVSRTSVNHIDRMTIGGRFPWVQLPRTPGSEYVGTVEEVSSDVEDVRQGDRVAVFPKMFCGVCRYCTSGQESTCLSGWEPSRAPVDLSTNMLPLSMDGGWAEMAMIPARNTVPIPGGISFDEAFGIPLSGMTAWHMIKRARAAPGEKAIVMGSAGGIGISAMQILKMHGVSVLAVSSIPAHMQKLKRMGADAVSLADMKEFSLALQEFAGREGADIVVDPLGQSTFQQSFMALAPGGRYVTCGSLTGATSELSILRLYSRQIELIGSTTGSRGDLAEALEAAAAGKLTIPVDSDFGLEDVPAAVRRHSEGGRFGKVRISVTR; encoded by the coding sequence ATGAAATCATGGCAGATCACAAAATTTGACGGCACCGGCGAATTCAATCTGCGCGATGTTACAGAGCCCCGACTGAAGAGTGGTTTCGTCCACATTCGTGTCTCAAGGACATCTGTCAATCACATCGACAGGATGACAATCGGGGGGCGTTTCCCATGGGTACAGCTGCCGAGGACGCCTGGCTCGGAATATGTCGGAACTGTCGAAGAAGTGTCGTCTGATGTGGAAGACGTCAGGCAGGGCGACAGAGTCGCTGTCTTTCCAAAGATGTTCTGCGGCGTATGCCGTTATTGCACTTCGGGTCAGGAAAGCACGTGCCTGAGCGGCTGGGAACCGTCAAGAGCTCCCGTGGATCTGTCAACTAATATGCTACCGTTATCCATGGACGGAGGCTGGGCGGAAATGGCGATGATACCTGCCAGAAACACAGTCCCCATTCCAGGCGGAATCTCATTCGACGAAGCTTTCGGCATACCGCTCAGCGGCATGACTGCATGGCATATGATAAAACGGGCCAGGGCCGCGCCAGGAGAAAAGGCAATTGTCATGGGTTCCGCCGGCGGTATCGGCATTTCGGCGATGCAGATACTGAAGATGCACGGTGTCAGTGTTCTCGCAGTGTCTTCCATTCCTGCACATATGCAGAAACTCAAACGAATGGGAGCGGATGCCGTTTCGCTCGCGGATATGAAAGAGTTCAGTCTCGCATTGCAGGAGTTCGCAGGAAGAGAGGGCGCAGACATTGTCGTCGATCCACTGGGTCAGTCGACCTTTCAGCAGAGTTTCATGGCCCTGGCGCCGGGCGGAAGATACGTCACATGCGGCTCACTTACCGGTGCAACATCCGAATTGAGTATATTGAGGCTTTACTCGAGACAGATTGAACTGATTGGCAGCACTACCGGGTCGAGAGGCGATCTAGCCGAAGCTCTCGAAGCCGCTGCTGCCGGCAAACTGACAATACCTGTTGATTCCGACTTCGGGTTAGAAGATGTGCCGGCTGCTGTACGCAGACACTCGGAAGGCGGGAGATTCGGCAAAGTCAGGATATCGGTGACCCGGTAG
- a CDS encoding NUDIX hydrolase: MPPGEALLSALDIYENKVSLSREQLINRWKSPSVAADSILVRDGKLLLVRRGNEPYRGCYALPGGIVDEWETLEQCALRELMEETGIRGSIRGILGVYSDPDRDPRVRMISAAYVIDYIEGEPRAGDDASAALFFPLSDLPGLAFDHDRVVEEFRRSRYFRPQD, from the coding sequence ATGCCTCCAGGCGAAGCTTTGCTCAGCGCGCTTGATATTTATGAAAATAAAGTGTCTCTTTCGAGGGAACAGCTGATCAACAGGTGGAAGAGTCCGAGCGTGGCAGCCGACTCGATACTCGTCAGGGACGGAAAGCTGCTGCTTGTCAGGCGCGGAAACGAGCCGTACAGGGGGTGTTATGCCCTGCCCGGCGGCATTGTTGACGAATGGGAAACGCTTGAACAGTGCGCACTGAGAGAGCTGATGGAGGAAACTGGCATCAGGGGAAGCATCAGGGGCATCCTGGGCGTTTACAGCGATCCTGACAGAGACCCGCGCGTGCGCATGATAAGTGCGGCATACGTCATCGACTACATTGAAGGTGAGCCGAGGGCCGGAGACGACGCATCCGCCGCACTCTTCTTCCCGCTGTCCGACTTGCCCGGCCTCGCGTTCGACCACGACCGGGTCGTTGAGGAATTCAGGCGCTCGCGGTATTTCAGACCGCAGGATTGA
- a CDS encoding 50S ribosome-binding GTPase, whose product MRLPKVRSADDIIDELFLTASRAQGSGGDGDRRARKKEINKLHRLSEKADKLFSSYVTGFPSFEKNEFAYEIADLLVGVDELKKSLASVHGCKNTIVTVANRAAREVAKAGTTSEMRSARERAYGRVASLVHGIDDRLSFLASASELLKEVPQVSGDYTVVVAGYPNVGKSLFISSVSNARTRVEPYPFTTTELIVGHKLIAGRSVAFIDCPGLTHRALATNNIYEKKSLLAIRHLASMLLFIVDPSGTCGCEILPQLSLLDELKKALAPAKTVVAYSKADLARPEGRELCFSALTGVGMEDVIDTVRQAIPAAKFDYQFKKPD is encoded by the coding sequence ATGAGATTACCAAAGGTCAGAAGCGCGGACGACATAATTGACGAGCTGTTTCTCACTGCCTCAAGGGCTCAGGGAAGCGGGGGAGACGGCGACAGGAGAGCGAGAAAGAAGGAAATAAACAAACTTCACCGTCTGTCGGAAAAAGCAGACAAACTCTTCTCTTCATATGTGACGGGTTTTCCGTCGTTTGAAAAGAATGAGTTCGCATACGAAATTGCAGATCTGCTCGTAGGCGTGGATGAACTGAAGAAGTCCCTCGCCTCGGTCCACGGCTGCAAAAACACGATTGTAACGGTTGCCAACAGGGCTGCCAGGGAAGTTGCCAAGGCTGGCACGACCTCCGAAATGAGAAGTGCAAGGGAAAGAGCATACGGCAGAGTCGCATCTCTTGTGCACGGCATAGACGACAGGCTGTCATTCCTCGCCAGCGCTTCAGAACTGCTGAAGGAAGTGCCGCAGGTTTCCGGAGACTATACAGTCGTCGTTGCCGGATATCCGAATGTGGGAAAGAGCCTGTTCATTTCATCTGTCTCGAATGCACGGACCAGGGTTGAACCGTATCCGTTCACCACTACGGAGCTCATTGTGGGACACAAATTGATTGCGGGCAGGTCCGTCGCATTCATAGATTGCCCCGGTCTCACACACAGGGCACTGGCCACAAACAACATCTACGAGAAAAAGTCGCTGCTGGCCATCAGGCATCTCGCATCGATGCTGCTGTTCATTGTAGACCCTTCCGGAACATGCGGCTGTGAAATATTGCCACAGCTGTCGCTGCTGGATGAGCTGAAGAAGGCGCTTGCCCCTGCAAAGACCGTTGTGGCGTACAGCAAGGCGGATCTTGCACGACCGGAGGGTAGAGAGCTGTGTTTTTCGGCCCTCACAGGCGTCGGCATGGAAGACGTGATTGACACAGTCAGGCAGGCTATTCCGGCAGCAAAGTTTGATTATCAATTCAAGAAACCCGATTGA
- a CDS encoding DNA polymerase II large subunit — protein MPDIEMSDGVRNYFRTLDRGARACYDIAAKCRELGFDPEQRVEIPLAEDMAARVEELLSDYNVKGISRRIRELAENYNREEMSLIIAKEIAHGDGDRLELLERAVRVGLAILTEGILVAPLEGIAGVKISSGGSEDYVSLYFSGPIRSAGGTGQALSVLIADVVRRELGIGRYRPTDEEVERFKEEIPLYKQTQHLQYLPSSEETELIIRNCPICIDGEGTEDVEVSGYRDLPRIATNRLRGGACIVIADGLSQKASKIMKHVSSLKLDGWHFLEAIGNRATDVDEGEVRIAPSEKYVKDMVAGRPIFCHPSRVGGFRLRYGRGRTTGLSAVALNPASMYVLDSFIAIGTQIKLERPGKAGAVTPCTEIEGPIVLLKNGDVVQLNSPVQARSVLSEVKEIIDVGEILIPFGEFLENNHPLVPAGYSLEWHRATLRSRMGSLPPDWKSQSWEEAVACSEKYDVPLHPRFNLFWSDLSIDELYRLIDYVSTSGRMDDGRLLLPAGSEKQILEKLGALHTVEGQYLVIDYFAKPLIRCLGLDIREGIITRVRQPGMFSTTMEIVSGLAGIRVLPRAVTRIGARMARPEKAAERKMKPAPHVLFPVGQEGGMQRLFTEALKKGRFRAEMNQRICASCGSSTFLSRCVCGSHTYSRKQTAQFNLDVQELLYAAMERIGENRIYDMKGVQGLISSLKTPESVEKGILRAKHSISVFRDGTVRFDMTDVPLTHFRPAEIGLSVEMARALGYTTDMEGRDLVSGDQVCELMVQDIVPSIKFADYMKRVADFLDETLVKLYGVEPYYALQDKMGLIGQLAVGLAPHTSGGILCRIIGFTSSNVGFGHPFFHAAKRRNADGDEDSVILLLDALLNFSRSYLPSTRGGLMDAPLVLSLRIDPNEIDKEAHNIDVLREYPLEFFEATVRFAKPKEVEKTMGTIGPRIYTSGQYEGFGFTHDTPDISEGPAESRYSTLETMHDKLWAQLALAQKIRAVDAGDVAYRVISRHFLPDMIGNLKSFSGQELRCTKCGSKYRRIPLKGKCYCGHELTLTVHEASVKKYLEVTKDIVRQFNLPPYTVQRIELIENAMNSLFESDGVRSTKLTEFQ, from the coding sequence ATGCCAGACATTGAAATGAGTGATGGGGTAAGGAACTATTTTCGAACTCTCGACCGAGGGGCGCGTGCATGCTATGATATCGCAGCCAAATGCAGGGAGCTCGGATTCGACCCGGAACAGAGAGTGGAAATACCGCTGGCCGAAGATATGGCGGCAAGGGTGGAGGAGCTTCTTTCAGACTACAACGTAAAAGGTATTTCCAGGCGGATCAGGGAGCTTGCCGAAAACTACAACAGAGAAGAGATGTCCCTGATAATTGCAAAAGAGATTGCGCACGGCGATGGAGATAGACTCGAACTGCTGGAGCGGGCCGTCAGGGTCGGCCTTGCGATTCTCACCGAGGGTATACTCGTTGCTCCGCTGGAAGGCATTGCGGGCGTCAAGATTTCATCCGGCGGCTCGGAAGATTATGTTTCACTCTATTTTTCTGGACCGATAAGGTCTGCGGGCGGAACCGGACAGGCCCTGAGCGTGCTGATAGCCGATGTAGTCAGGAGAGAGTTAGGCATAGGCAGATACAGGCCGACGGACGAGGAGGTGGAGCGTTTCAAGGAAGAGATCCCCCTGTACAAGCAGACACAGCATCTCCAGTATCTTCCCTCTTCTGAAGAGACTGAGCTCATAATCAGGAACTGCCCCATATGCATAGACGGCGAAGGGACCGAAGATGTCGAGGTTTCGGGCTACAGAGATTTGCCGAGGATTGCTACAAACAGGCTCAGAGGCGGTGCATGCATAGTCATTGCAGACGGACTCAGCCAGAAGGCATCGAAAATTATGAAACACGTTTCCTCGCTGAAGCTCGACGGATGGCATTTTCTCGAAGCCATAGGCAACCGGGCAACCGATGTCGATGAGGGCGAAGTCAGGATAGCGCCTAGCGAGAAGTATGTGAAGGACATGGTTGCGGGCAGACCGATATTCTGTCATCCCTCGCGTGTTGGCGGCTTCAGGCTCCGCTACGGGAGAGGAAGAACGACCGGACTCTCGGCAGTGGCGCTCAACCCGGCGTCCATGTACGTGCTTGACAGCTTCATCGCCATTGGAACACAGATAAAGCTGGAACGGCCCGGAAAGGCCGGGGCGGTCACGCCCTGCACAGAGATAGAGGGACCAATCGTCCTGCTGAAAAACGGAGATGTAGTTCAGCTCAACAGCCCGGTGCAGGCCAGGAGCGTGCTTTCCGAAGTCAAGGAGATAATAGATGTGGGCGAAATACTGATTCCGTTCGGGGAGTTTCTCGAGAACAATCATCCGCTGGTTCCGGCCGGCTATTCGCTCGAATGGCACCGCGCGACTCTGAGGAGCAGGATGGGAAGCCTGCCGCCGGACTGGAAATCACAATCATGGGAAGAAGCTGTGGCGTGTTCGGAAAAGTATGATGTTCCGCTTCACCCGCGTTTCAATCTGTTCTGGAGCGATCTTTCCATAGACGAGCTCTACAGACTCATAGACTATGTTTCGACATCCGGCAGAATGGACGACGGGAGACTGCTGTTGCCTGCCGGTTCCGAAAAACAGATACTTGAGAAGCTGGGAGCGCTGCACACGGTGGAAGGGCAGTATTTGGTCATAGATTATTTTGCTAAACCGCTGATACGGTGCCTTGGGCTTGACATCAGGGAAGGGATAATAACAAGGGTGAGGCAGCCCGGCATGTTTTCCACCACGATGGAAATTGTATCCGGCCTGGCTGGCATACGTGTGCTGCCGCGTGCCGTGACCAGAATTGGTGCGCGGATGGCAAGACCCGAAAAGGCCGCCGAGAGAAAGATGAAGCCGGCACCGCATGTCCTCTTTCCAGTGGGACAGGAGGGAGGGATGCAGCGCCTTTTCACAGAAGCGCTCAAGAAGGGTCGGTTCAGGGCTGAAATGAATCAGAGAATATGCGCATCCTGCGGCTCGTCCACATTTCTGTCGAGATGTGTATGTGGTTCGCACACATATTCAAGAAAACAGACGGCGCAGTTCAATCTCGATGTACAGGAGCTGCTCTATGCTGCAATGGAGAGAATCGGCGAGAACAGGATTTACGATATGAAAGGCGTCCAGGGACTCATATCCTCTTTAAAGACGCCGGAGTCCGTGGAGAAGGGGATATTGCGCGCAAAACACTCAATCTCGGTGTTCAGGGACGGCACGGTGAGGTTCGACATGACAGATGTTCCGCTGACGCATTTCAGGCCAGCGGAAATAGGCCTGAGCGTCGAGATGGCCAGAGCGCTTGGCTACACGACTGACATGGAAGGACGCGATCTGGTATCAGGGGACCAGGTGTGCGAACTGATGGTGCAGGACATCGTTCCATCTATAAAATTTGCAGACTACATGAAAAGGGTGGCCGATTTCCTTGACGAAACACTGGTAAAACTGTACGGTGTCGAGCCATATTACGCGCTCCAAGACAAGATGGGACTGATCGGACAGCTGGCTGTGGGACTTGCACCGCATACATCCGGAGGCATACTCTGCAGGATCATCGGATTCACATCATCCAACGTGGGCTTTGGACACCCGTTTTTTCACGCCGCAAAGAGGCGTAATGCAGACGGCGACGAAGATTCGGTAATACTTCTGCTGGACGCCCTGCTCAATTTCTCAAGGTCATATCTTCCCTCGACCAGAGGTGGCCTCATGGACGCCCCGCTGGTGCTGTCTCTGCGCATAGACCCCAACGAGATTGACAAGGAGGCGCACAATATCGATGTGCTCAGGGAATATCCGCTTGAATTTTTCGAGGCAACAGTGCGTTTCGCGAAGCCAAAGGAGGTTGAGAAAACGATGGGGACGATTGGACCGAGAATATACACGAGCGGACAGTACGAGGGTTTCGGATTCACTCACGACACGCCTGACATATCCGAGGGGCCTGCCGAATCGCGCTACAGTACGCTGGAGACGATGCACGACAAGTTATGGGCCCAGCTGGCACTGGCACAGAAAATACGTGCGGTGGATGCAGGCGATGTCGCCTACAGGGTTATTTCGCGCCACTTCCTGCCGGACATGATCGGCAATCTGAAGAGCTTCTCTGGCCAAGAGCTGAGATGCACGAAGTGCGGCTCAAAATACAGGCGGATACCGCTGAAGGGAAAATGCTACTGCGGACACGAACTCACGCTCACGGTCCATGAGGCAAGCGTGAAAAAATATCTGGAAGTCACAAAGGATATCGTCAGGCAGTTCAACCTTCCCCCGTACACTGTTCAGAGAATCGAGCTCATAGAGAATGCGATGAACAGCCTCTTTGAAAGCGACGGCGTCCGATCCACAAAGCTGACTGAGTTCCAGTGA
- a CDS encoding haloacid dehalogenase-like hydrolase has product MRRKIVTFDIDGTLTIGHGWFYIASLLGKADEYLEYTAMFRSGRSGEAEHLSNLLSIAEGVPVSRIQSILRSIPKLRNISTAVRMLSANGLETMLLTHNPQYVCEWYERRFGFSDHCSAYQPVENGVVCRAGTLRPDKVAWLKQMCAERRISPRDVLHVGDSASDAAVFRTTGSGIAVNSRDDETTGSAAAAINTTDMKDVAKLILNGSE; this is encoded by the coding sequence ATGCGGCGGAAGATTGTGACGTTCGACATAGACGGCACGCTGACAATCGGTCACGGGTGGTTTTACATCGCAAGCCTTCTGGGCAAAGCGGATGAATACCTGGAATATACGGCCATGTTCAGGTCGGGCAGGAGCGGAGAAGCGGAGCACCTGTCAAACCTGCTGAGCATTGCGGAAGGCGTGCCGGTGTCGAGAATACAGTCCATACTGCGCAGCATCCCGAAACTGCGCAACATAAGCACGGCAGTCCGGATGCTCTCGGCGAATGGGCTGGAGACGATGCTGCTGACGCACAATCCGCAGTATGTGTGTGAATGGTATGAAAGGAGATTCGGCTTCTCCGATCACTGTTCTGCTTACCAGCCGGTGGAGAATGGAGTTGTCTGCAGGGCAGGCACGTTGCGTCCGGACAAAGTCGCCTGGCTGAAGCAGATGTGTGCCGAACGGCGCATTTCGCCGCGTGATGTGTTGCACGTGGGCGACAGCGCTTCAGATGCCGCAGTATTCAGGACAACGGGTTCGGGCATTGCGGTCAATTCAAGAGATGACGAAACAACAGGCAGCGCAGCCGCGGCCATTAACACAACGGATATGAAGGATGTTGCGAAACTTATACTCAACGGCTCAGAGTGA
- a CDS encoding DNA-directed RNA polymerase subunit D, with the protein MDVEFREVRENYIRFVITDAAPQIVNSIRRTLLSDVPKMAVHNVEFHLGPIMGEDGTEYESVTPLFDEMIAHRLGLIPLPTYLDEFNFRSECTCKGEGCPSCTVMYSLNKKGPCTVYSGDMEPLGSDKFRVKDEFIPIVKLGTNQAVLVYATAELGTGKQHAKFQAVQAPGYRYYPSLKFNYDKLDVNKFDVSCCPEKILEKRDSKIAVTDVEKCTLCKACVDAAPKGAVEVKGDDTKFVMQFETDGSLTASQALTKSLELLEKKSGELVTLVSSL; encoded by the coding sequence ATGGATGTAGAATTCAGAGAGGTAAGGGAAAATTACATCAGATTTGTCATTACTGACGCTGCCCCGCAGATTGTCAACTCGATAAGGCGCACACTGCTCTCGGACGTTCCGAAGATGGCCGTGCACAATGTGGAGTTTCACCTTGGCCCGATTATGGGAGAGGACGGCACTGAATATGAGAGTGTCACTCCTCTCTTCGATGAAATGATAGCGCACAGGCTTGGCCTCATACCTCTGCCCACATACCTCGACGAGTTCAACTTCAGGAGTGAGTGCACGTGCAAGGGTGAGGGATGTCCGAGCTGCACCGTGATGTATTCTCTCAACAAGAAGGGACCGTGCACCGTATATTCGGGAGACATGGAGCCTCTGGGAAGCGACAAATTCAGGGTCAAGGACGAATTCATCCCTATTGTCAAACTCGGAACGAATCAGGCAGTGCTTGTGTATGCCACAGCCGAACTGGGCACGGGAAAACAGCACGCCAAGTTTCAGGCCGTTCAGGCACCCGGTTACAGATACTACCCTTCACTGAAATTCAATTACGACAAGTTAGACGTGAACAAGTTTGATGTAAGCTGCTGCCCGGAGAAGATACTGGAGAAGAGGGATTCGAAAATTGCAGTTACGGATGTTGAGAAGTGCACGCTCTGCAAGGCCTGTGTGGACGCCGCCCCGAAAGGAGCAGTTGAGGTAAAAGGTGACGACACAAAGTTCGTGATGCAGTTCGAAACGGACGGCTCGCTGACGGCTTCCCAGGCACTGACAAAATCGCTCGAATTGCTGGAAAAGAAATCAGGCGAACTGGTCACGCTCGTAAGCTCACTCTGA
- a CDS encoding 30S ribosomal protein S11, with product MNMKIGIANIFASYNNILITVTDITGAETLAKCTGGMVVKAAKDESSPYAAMRAAEKVAEQIKEKGIDTVHVRVRAPGGNKSASPGPGAQAAIRALARAGLKIGRIEDVTPVPHDGTKRKGGRRGRRV from the coding sequence ATGAACATGAAGATAGGTATAGCCAACATATTTGCGAGCTACAACAACATACTCATTACTGTCACAGATATTACCGGTGCCGAAACGCTGGCCAAGTGCACGGGCGGTATGGTTGTAAAGGCAGCCAAGGACGAATCCTCTCCGTATGCTGCAATGAGGGCTGCTGAAAAGGTGGCCGAACAGATTAAGGAGAAGGGAATCGATACTGTCCACGTCAGGGTCAGAGCGCCCGGCGGCAACAAATCGGCATCTCCCGGACCGGGAGCACAGGCCGCGATCAGGGCACTCGCAAGAGCGGGCCTGAAGATCGGAAGGATTGAGGACGTGACGCCTGTTCCGCACGACGGCACAAAGAGAAAGGGCGGCAGACGGGGAAGACGCGTTTGA
- a CDS encoding 30S ribosomal protein S4: protein MGDPKFPVKKYDRPAHPWEGERIKRESNLVFKYGLKNKKELWRVQSFLRELRRQSRLLQAKNRTGDPQAARETAALIAKCRRLGLIKENADLNDVLLINIEDVLSRRFQTITFKKGLARSIGHARQLIVHGHVTLGSRQLTVPGYIVREGEDAAIIYTAKSPLSSDMHPMRPEPGFTGVLKEKRPDADETGRPGSRYSSRRPSSRPAVPRAVAKVVEKVVKKEVKKAVPEIDSAIETSGVVASAGEDALPDADNGEGKKTEKEE from the coding sequence ATGGGCGATCCAAAGTTTCCGGTAAAAAAATATGACAGGCCAGCGCACCCCTGGGAAGGGGAACGCATAAAGAGGGAAAGCAACCTGGTATTCAAGTACGGGCTCAAGAACAAGAAGGAACTGTGGAGGGTCCAGTCGTTTCTCAGGGAGTTGAGAAGGCAGTCAAGACTCCTGCAGGCAAAGAACAGGACCGGAGATCCTCAGGCAGCCAGGGAAACTGCTGCACTCATTGCAAAGTGCAGACGCCTGGGCCTGATAAAAGAGAATGCCGATCTGAACGACGTACTGCTGATAAACATCGAGGACGTGCTTTCCAGAAGATTCCAGACAATAACATTCAAGAAGGGGCTCGCACGGAGCATAGGACATGCGCGACAGCTCATAGTCCACGGTCACGTTACACTCGGATCCAGACAGCTCACTGTGCCCGGCTACATCGTCAGGGAGGGGGAGGATGCAGCCATAATCTACACAGCCAAGTCACCGCTTTCCAGCGATATGCATCCGATGAGGCCAGAACCCGGATTCACCGGCGTTCTTAAGGAAAAGAGACCCGACGCTGATGAGACGGGACGCCCGGGATCGCGTTATTCTTCGCGGCGGCCGTCATCCAGACCGGCTGTGCCGAGGGCGGTTGCAAAGGTCGTGGAAAAAGTCGTGAAGAAGGAAGTCAAGAAAGCTGTACCTGAAATCGATTCGGCCATTGAGACGTCCGGAGTAGTTGCGTCTGCAGGCGAGGACGCGCTTCCTGACGCGGACAACGGTGAAGGAAAGAAGACCGAAAAGGAGGAATGA